A portion of the Oncorhynchus clarkii lewisi isolate Uvic-CL-2024 chromosome 27, UVic_Ocla_1.0, whole genome shotgun sequence genome contains these proteins:
- the LOC139386055 gene encoding serine-protein kinase ATM-like: MTLYDGAATEEGRGGLRRELDPAPIPPSFSSNVIKATLDYLSKCHSASHQLSLVAILSRTLISIQRILLAVCQKAAETINAYERIPGQ; the protein is encoded by the exons ATGACCCTGTATGATGGGGCTGCTACTGAGGAGGGCAGAGGGGGCCTGAGGAG GGAACTGGACCCAGCCCCAATCCCACCCTCTTTCAGCTCCAATGTTATCAAAGCCACACTGGACTACCTCAGCAAATGTCACAGTGCCAGTCACCAGTTGTCCCTGGTGGCCATTTTATCCAGGACACTG ATCTCCATCCAGAGGATCCTGCTGGCGGTGTGTCAGAAGGCAGCTGAGACGATCAATGCCTACGAGAGgatcccagggcagtga